A genomic stretch from Seriola aureovittata isolate HTS-2021-v1 ecotype China chromosome 13, ASM2101889v1, whole genome shotgun sequence includes:
- the LOC130179681 gene encoding GTPase IMAP family member 6-like, with protein sequence MTEEAISNAIDGCFKSCTDGVSIFLLLIQGGHYTKRERRLIEILQTHFGAEALKYLVILSLEDGKVVDALDDALMELINVCDGRYCRITSSAAGHKMRALLEMIDYTLAENGVSGYTDTMLAEARKRSTEDSAMMMLKQKVREAEEKEQTFGQLVQQQEERRAREMEALRLKHAEERKKEAAERKQYKTKREGLEEAVMSHRAMLQLQVTATEDDETKKMSVILLGLSGSGKTSAKNLILERACNQYSAHESSHEIPQSTLTCERKEVFAAGRRLILVDTPELWDEDGAENLELVKDCLALSLPGPHVFLLVLQVGRFTQGESEMMGHLQKTFGREVAEHAIVLFVRFDGNQHRPQRINDYVAGAHSALQDLLRKCGSRYYEVNVTKSQNALSYPQVKDLLSGMNKLVASHGGRSCSVRRFPVQELQDRKTVIEERQEGVQEVNYLLREAE encoded by the exons ATGACAGAAGAGGCCATCAGCAATGCAATAGATGGCTGCTTTAAGTCTTGCACAGATGGAGTCAGTATATTCCTGCTGCTGATCCAAGGTGGACATTATacaaagagggaaagaagacTGATAGAGATCCTGCAGACACACTTTGGAGCTGAGGCTCTAAAATATCTTGTAATTCTCTCTCTGGAAGACGGAAAGGTGGTCGACGCTCTGGATGATGCCCTCATGGAGTTAATAAACGTGTGTGATGGAAGATACTGCCGCATCACATCATCTGCCGCAGGACACAAGATGCGCGCGCTGCTTGAGATGATCGACTACACGCTCGCTGAGAATGGAGTGAGCGGTTACACCGACACCATGCTGGCCGAAGCGAGGAAAAGGAGCACGGAGGACTCGGCCATGATGATGCTGAAACAGAAGGTgcgagaggcagaggagaaggagcagacCTTCGGGCAGCTGGTTCAACagcaagaggagagaagagccAGAGAAATGGAGGCGCTCAGGTTGAAGCACgctgaggagagaaagaaggaggcgGCTGAAAGAAAGCAATataagacaaagagagagggcCTTGAGGAGGCTGTGATGAGCCATAGAGCCATGCTGCAGCTCCAGGTAACTGCCACTGAAG ATGATGAGACAAAGAAGATGTCTGTCATCCTGTTGGGTCTCTCTGGCAGTGGGAAGACTTCTGCAAAAAATCTAATTCTAGAGAGAGCATGTAACCAATACTCTGCTCATGAGTCCAGCCATGAAATCCCACAGTCAACCTTGACTTGTGAGAGAAAAGAGGTGTTTGCAGCAGGGAGGCGACTCATCCTGGTGGACACCCCCGAGCTGTGGGATGAAGACGGGGCAGAAAATCTGGAGCTGGTCAAGGATTGCTTGGCTTTGTCCCTCCCAGGACCACATGTGTTTTTGCTGGTGCTCCAGGTGGGACGCTTCACCCAGGGTGAGAGCGAGATGATGGGGCACCTGCAGAAGACCTTTGGACGAGAGGTCGCGGAGCACGCCATCGTTCTGTTTGTCCGCTTTGACGGTAACCAGCACAGGCCTCAGAGGATCAACGACTACGTGGCCGGAGCTCATTCAGCCCTGCAGGATCTGTTGCGAAAGTGTGGGAGTCGCTATTATGAGGTGAATGTCACAAAGTCCCAGAATGCTTTGAGCTACCCTCAAGTGAAAGACCTGCTTTCAGGGATGAACAAACTGGTTGCGTCACACGGGGGACGCTCCTGCTCAGTGAGGAGATTTCCtgtgcaggagctgcaggacagGAAGACGGTGAtcgaggagagacaggagggggTGCAGGAAGTAAACTACTTATTGAGAGAAGCTGAATGA
- the cfd gene encoding complement factor D: protein MVSGKEVLVAAAAVFVVALISQSEGIMGGREAAPHSRPYMASIQKPKGDGFKHDCGGFVVADQWVMTAAHCLQNGPNGKKVVLGVHSLSEAEETKQTFDILEIYNHPNFNLANYDNDIALIKLDRPFAASDAVGVVEFLRAGGTNPTVDEEVESAGWGALDDLGSRPDKLKEVEVDVFSSDLCSRADYYGYKFTTNMICAHRLCPKPCAKPNRKEDTCDGDSGGPLLFNGTVVGITSNGGGKCGQLRKPGIYTIVSHYTEWIDTTMAPPPTAAAEESD from the exons ATGGTGTCAGGGAAAGAAGTGCtcgtggctgctgctgctgtttttgttgtcgCCCTCATTTCACAGA GCGAGGGTATAATGGGCGGCAGAGAGGCAGCGCCACACTCTCGACCTTACATGGCCTCCATCCAGAAGCCGAAAGGAGACGGTTTCAAACATGACTGTGGAGGGTTCGTGGTCGCAGATCAGTGGGTGATGACTGCAGCTCACTGTTTGCAAAACGG GCCAAATGGAAAGAAAGTAGTGCTGGGTGTCCATTCTCTGAGTGAAGCTGAAGAAACAAAGCAAACCTTTGACATCTTGGAGATTTACAATCACCCAAACTTTAACCTCGCAAATTATGATAATGACATTGCTTTAATAAAG TTGGATCGTCCGTTTGCAGCGTCTGACGCTGTTGGAGTGGTGGAATTCCTGCGAGCGGGAGGCACGAACCCCACCGTCGATGAAGAGGTGGAATCAGCCGGCTGGGGCGCCCTTGACGACCTGGGGTCCAGGCCTGACAAGCTCAAAGAGGTGGAGGTCGACGTGTTCAGCTCTGACTTGTGCAGTCGCGCGGACTACTACGGCTACAAGTTCACCACCAACATGATCTGCGCGCACAGACTTTGCCCAAAGCCCTGTGCTAAACCAAATAGGAAGGAAGACACTTGTGAT GGTGATTCTGGGGGTCCTCTGCTCTTCAATGGCACCGTGGTGGGCATCACCTCCAATGGCGGGGGGAAGTGTGGCCAGCTGAGAAAGCCTGGAATTTACACCATCGTCTCCCACTACACCGAGTGGATTGACACCACGATGGCCCCGCCgcccactgcagcagcagaggagagcgATTAA
- the LOC130180355 gene encoding uncharacterized protein LOC130180355, translating to MKNGPEVHTSPHQSPPVHNSPQQSTPVPTSPHQSTTVHNSPQQSTPVPTSPHQSTTVHNSPHQSPPVHTSPHQFPPVPTSPHQSPPVHNSPHQSTPVHTSPHQSPPVHTSPHQSTPVHNSPHQSPPVPTSPHQSPPVPTSPHQSPPVHNSPHQSTPVPTSPQQSTPVHTSPHQSPPVHTSPHQSTPVPTSPQQSPPVHTSPDPHGKTFYPEGNIKRYHNKLGHFLNHEK from the exons ATGAAAAACGGACCCGAAG TCCACACCAGTCCCCACCAGTCCCCACCAGTCCACAACAGTCCACAACAGTCCACACCAGTCCCCACCAGTCCACACCAGTCCACAACAGTCCACAACAGTCCACAACAGTCCACACCAGTCCCCACCAGTCCACACCAGTCCACAACAGTCCACAACAGTCCACACCAGTCCCCACCAGTCCACACCAGTCCCCACCAGTTCCCACCAGTCCCCACCAGTCCCCACCAGTCCCCACCAGTCCACAACAGTCCACACCAGTCCACACCAGTCCACACCAGTCCCCACCAGTCCCCACCAGTCCACACCAGTCCCCACCAGTCCACACCAGTCCACAACAGTCCCCACCAGTCCCCACCAGTCCCCACCAGTCCACACCAGTCCCCACCAGTCCCCACCAGTCCACACCAGTCCCCACCAGTCCACAACAGTCCACACCAGTCCACACCAGTCCCCACCAGTCCACAACAGTCCACACCAGTCCACACCAGTCCACACCAGTCCCCACCAGTCCACACCAGTCCCCACCAGTCCACACCAGTCCCCACCAGTCCACAACAGTCCCCACCAGTCCACACCAGTCCAGACCCTCATGGGAAGACGTTTTACCCAGAGGGAAACATTAAGCGATACCATAACAAATTGGGACACTTCTTAAATCATGAGAAATAA